A single region of the Cucumis melo cultivar AY chromosome 3, USDA_Cmelo_AY_1.0, whole genome shotgun sequence genome encodes:
- the LOC103496444 gene encoding ras-related protein RABF1, translating into MGCSSSVPDRASGRSGGLNPENSAADSKNLRVKLVLLGDSGVGKSCIVLRFVRGQFDPTSKVTVGASFLSQTIALQDSTTVKFEIWDTAGQERYAALAPLYYRGAAVAVIVYDITSSDSFAKAQYWVKELQKHGSPDIILALVGNKADLQEKRKVSVQDGTEYAEKNGMFFIETSAKTADNINELFEEIAKRLPRPTSS; encoded by the exons ATGGGTTGCTCCTCCTCTGTCCCAG ACAGGGCTTCTGGGCGATCGGGTGGGCTTAATCCAGAGAACAGTGCAGCTGATTCCAAGAATTTACGCGTCAAG CTTGTCCTGCTAGGTGATTCTGGTGTCGGTAAAAGCTGTATTGTTCTTCGCTTTGTCCGTGGTCAGTTTGATCCAACGTCTAAG GTAACTGTTGGAGCATCATTCTTATCACAAACGATAGCTCTTCAAGATTCCACAACGGTGAAGTTTGAAATATGGGATACTGCTGGGCAAGAGAG GTATGCTGCATTAGCACCACTTTACTATAGAGGTGCTGCAGTTGCAGTTATTGTATATGATATAACAAGCTCCGATTCCTTTGCCAAAGCACAATATTGGGTTAAG GAGCTACAGAAGCATGGCAGCCCTGATATCATTTTGGCATTGGTTGGTAACAAAGCTGATCTTCAAGAGAAAAGGAAAGTATCTGTTCAG GATGGGACAGAGTATGCAGAGAAGAATGGAATGTTCTTTATTGAGACATCTGCGAAGACTGCGGATAATATAAATGAGCTGTTTGAG GAGATTGCGAAGCGGTTGCCACGACCAACTTCCTCATGA